A single window of Cryptococcus neoformans var. neoformans JEC21 chromosome 3 sequence DNA harbors:
- a CDS encoding regulation of transcription from Pol II promoter-related protein, putative, whose protein sequence is MFSHAPPHLPHQHQHHPLQHQSLHRPPTAPSTPDTEHSTHTWAPTPSFPQHMSQQLQPASNIPAYLFDRRQFPYSAPSADATRQNAAHTPQIAAAQSTTPGASASGPLLPQNLAQHLNNPPPPTGSQQSINPPMQTQAGPGTGSVAGAAAGGKVLLMPNGAPPPAGSDEEKIYILITELLEPETREAALLELSKKRELYEDLALVLWGGFGIMSSLLLEIVAVYPALSPPSLTAHASNRVCNALALLQCVASHSDTRALFLNAHIPLFLYPFLNTTSKTRPFEYLRLTSLGVIGALVKQNDNSDVINFLLSTEIIPLCLRIMETGSELSKTVAIFIVQKILADDLGLQYICQTYERFYAVGTVLANMVDALVESQAVRLLKHVVRCYLRMSDNPRAREALRACLPKALQDNTFNPLLKGDMVTKRCLQTLLMNLNERPSSDIQ, encoded by the exons ATGTTCTCGCACGCCCCGCCCCATCTCCCccaccagcaccagcaccatcctctccagCACCAGTCTCTGCACCGCCCCCCGACGgccccctccaccccgGACACGGAGCACTCCACCCACACGTGGGCGCCCACGCCGAGCTTCCCCCAGCACATGAGCCAGCAGCTCCAGCCGGCGTCAAACATCCCCGCCTACCTCTTCGACAGGCGCCAGTTCCCCTACTCGGCGCCCTCCGCAGACGCCACGAGGCAGAATGCTGCACACACCCCCCAGATAGCAGCAGCCCAGTCGACCACGCCGGGCGCATCCGCCTCTGGCCCACTGCTCCCGCAAAATCTCGCCCAACACCTGAACAATCCGCCACCGCCCACCGGCTCCCAGCAGTCCATCAACCCGCCCATGCAGACCCAGGCTGGACCTGGCACCGGTAGCGTCGCTGGCGCTGCGGCCGGAGGCAAGGTTCTTCTGATGCCCAACGGCGCGCCGCCCCCTGCAGGGAgcgacgaggagaagatctacatcctcatcaccgAGTTGCTTGAGCCAGAAACACGGGAGGCAGCGCTTTTGGAATTGAGCAAAAAGAGAGAGCTTTACGAAGATTTGGCATTGGTCCTTTGGGGCGGTTTTG GTATCATGAGCTCCCTGCTGCTCGAGATCGTCGCCGTCTATCCAGCTCTTTCCCCGCCATCCTTGACGGCGCATGCTTCCAACCGGGTATGCAATGCGCTCGCTCTCCTTCAGTGTGTCGCGAGCCATTCCGACACAAGAGCACTGTTCTTAAATG CGCACATTCCCCTGTTTTTATATCCCTTTCTCAACACGACCAGTAAAACCCGACCGTTTGAGTATCTTCGATTAACATCATTGGGCGTTATCGGTGCTCTCGTCAAA CAAAATGACAACTCGGATGTCATcaacttccttctctctaCCGAAATCATTCCTCTGTGTCTCAGAATAATGGAAACTGGCTCGGAACTTTCCAAGACTGTGGCCATCTTTATCGTTCAAAAGATCCTCGCAGATGATTTGGGATTACAATATATCTGCCAAACGTATGAGAGATTTTATGCGGTTGGGACAGTGTTGGCCAACATGGTGGACGCTCTTGTGGAGAGTCAGGCGGTTCGTTTGTTAAAGCATGTGGTTAGATGTTATTTGAGGATGAGTGACAACCCCAG GGCAAGAGAGGCTCTTCGTGCCTGCCTTCCAAAGGCTTTGCAGGATAACACCTTCAACCCCCTTCTCAAGGGCGATATGGTTACCAAGCGATGCCTTCAGACCCTCTTAATGAATCTCAACGAGCGGCCCTCTTCTGACATTCAATAA